A DNA window from Arachis hypogaea cultivar Tifrunner chromosome 18, arahy.Tifrunner.gnm2.J5K5, whole genome shotgun sequence contains the following coding sequences:
- the LOC112769026 gene encoding elongation factor 2 isoform X1 encodes MYLQVKFTAEELRRIMDYKHNIRNMSVIAHVDHGKSTLTDSLVAAAGIIAQEVAGDVRMTDTRADEAERGITIKSTGISLYYEMSDEALKNYKGERQGNEYLINLIDSPGHVDFSSEVTAALRITDGALVVVDCIEGVCVQTETVLRQALGERIRPVLTVNKMDRCFLELQVDGEEAYQTFSRVIENANVIMATYEDPLLGDCQVYPEKGTVAFSAGLHGWAFTLTNFAKMYASKFGVDESKMMERLWGENFFDPATKKWTSKNTGTATCKRGFVQFCYEPIKQIINTCMNDQKDKLWPMLQKLGVTMKSDEKDLMGKALMKRVMQTWLPASTALLEMMIFHLPSPAKAQKYRVENLYEGPLDDQYAAAIRACDPEGPLMLYVSKMIPASDKGRFFAFGRVFSGRVSTGLKVRIMGPNYVPGEKKDLYVKSVQRTVIWMGKRQETVEDVPCGNTVAMVGLDQFITKNATLTNEKEVDAHHIRAMKFSVSPVVRVAVQCKVASDLPKLVEGLKRLAKSDPMVLCTIEESGEHIVAGAGELHLEICLKDLQEDFMGGAEIIKSDPVVSFRETVLERSCRTVMSKSPNKHNRLYMEARPMEDGLAEAIDDGKIGPRDDPKVRSKILSEEYGWDKDLAKKIWCFGPETTGPNMVVDMCKGVQYLNEIKDSVVAGFQWASKEGALAEENMRAICFEVCDVVLHADAIHRGGGQIIPTARRVFYASQLTAKPRLLEPVYLVEIQAPEQALGGIYSVLNQKRGHVFEEMQRPGTPLYNIKAYLPVIESFGFSSTLRAATSGQAFPQCVFDHWDMMSSDPLESGSQAAQLVMDIRKRKGLKEQMTPLSEYEDKL; translated from the exons TCCGTCGTATTATGGACTACAAACACAACATTCGTAATATGTCTGTGATTGCTCATGTCGATCACG GAAAATCAACCCTCACCGATTCTCTGGTGGCTGCTGCTGGAATTATTGCACAAGAAGTGGCAGGGGATGTCCGCATGACTGATACCCGGGCAGATGAAGCTGAGCGTGGTATTACAATCAAGTCTACTGGTATTTCTCTCTACTATGAAATGAGTGATGAGGCTCTCAAGAATTACAAGGGAGAGCGCCAAGGAAATGAGTATCTCATCAATCTCATTGATTCTCCCGGGCACGTTGATTTCTCATCTGAGGTTACTGCTGCACTCCGTATTACTGATGGAGCGCTAGTGGTGGTAGATTGTATTGAAGGTGTCTGTGTGCAAACCGAAACTGTGCTGCGACAGGCCCTTGGAGAAAGGATTAGGCCTGTTCTGACTGTCAACAAGATGGACAGATGCTTCCTAGAGCTCCAGGTGGATGGAGAGGAGGCATACCAGACATTCTCAAGGGTTATTGAGAATGCCAATGTGATCATGGCTACATATGAAGATCCATTGCTTGGTGATTGCCAGGTGTACCCAGAGAAAGGAACAGTTGCTTTCTCTGCTGGTTTGCATGGCTGGGCCTTTACCTTGACGAACTTTGCAAAAATGTATGCCTCAAAATTTGGTGTTGATGAATCAAAGATGATGGAAAGGCTCTGGGGTGAAAACTTCTTTGATCCTGCTACAAAGAAATGGACCAGCAAGAACACAGGTACTGCCACATGCAAGCGTGGGTTTGTACAGTTCTGTTATGAGCCCATCAAGCAGATTATCAACACTTGTATGAATGATCAGAAGGATAAGCTCTGGCCTATGTTGCAGAAGTTAGGAGTCACCATGAAATCTGATGAAAAGGACTTGATGGGTAAAGCATTGATGAAACGTGTCATGCAAACGTGGCTTCCAGCAAGTACTGCACTCTTGGAAATGATGATATTTCACCTTCCATCTCCAGCTAAGGCCCAAAAGTATCGTGTTGAGAACTTGTATGAGGGTCCCCTGGATGATCAATATGCTGCTGCTATTAGAGCCTGTGATCCTGAGGGTCCACTTATGCTCTATGTCTCTAAGATGATTCCTGCTTCTGACAAGGGTCGGTTCTTTGCTTTTGGTCGTGTTTTCTCTGGGAGAGTGTCAACTGGTCTGAAGGTCAGAATTATGGGACCAAATTATGTTCCTGGTGAGAAGAAAGACCTGTATGTTAAAAGTGTGCAAAGGACTGTCATTTGGATGGGAAAGAGGCAAGAAACAGTGGAGGATGTTCCTTGTGGTAACACAGTTGCCATGGTTGGGTTGGATCAATTTATCACCAAGAATGCCACATTGACAAATGAGAAGGAAGTTGATGCCCACCACATTCGAGCCATGAAGTTTTCTGTCTCACCTGTTGTGCGTGTTGCTGTTCAGTGTAAGGTTGCATCTGATCTTCCTAAGCTTGTTGAAGGTCTCAAGAGGTTGGCCAAATCTGATCCTATGGTTCTCTGTACTATTGAGGAATCTGGAGAGCACATTGTTGCTGGTGCAGGGGAGCTTCATTTGGAAATTTGCTTGAAGGACTTGCAAGAAGATTTCATGGGAGGAGCTGAGATTATCAAATCTGACCCTGTTGTGTCTTTCCGTGAGACTGTTCTCGAGAGGTCATGCCGCACTGTGATGAGCAAGTCACCCAACAAGCACAACCGTCTCTACATGGAAGCTAGGCCAATGGAGGATGGTCTTGCAGAGGCCATTGATGATGGCAAGATTGGACCAAGGGATGACCCCAAAGTCCGCTCCAAGATCTTGTCTGAAGAGTATGGTTGGGACAAGGATCTTGCCAAGAAAATCTGGTGTTTTGGCCCTGAGACCACTGGACCCAACATGGTTGTTGATATGTGCAAGGGAGTCCAATACTTGAATGAAATCAAGGACTCTGTGGTTGCCGGTTTCCAATGGGCATCAAAGGAAGGTGCTCTTGCTGAAGAAAACATGAGAGCCATCTGCTTTGAAGTCTGTGATGTTGTCCTTCATGCTGATGCTATCCACAGAGGTGGTGGTCAGATTATCCCTACTGCCAGGAGAGTCTTCTATGCTTCCCAGTTGACAGCAAAGCCCAGACTTCTCGAGCCTGTCTACTTGGTCGAAATCCAAGCTCCTGAGCAGGCTCTTGGTGGTATTTACAGTGTCCTGAACCAGAAGCGTGGACATGTGTTTGAGGAAATGCAGAGGCCGGGAACTCCCCTCTACAACATCAAGGCCTACCTCCCTGTCATCGAGTCCTTTGGATTCTCCAGCACCTTGAGAGCTGCAACTTCCGGTCAAGCTTTCCCACAATGCGTCTTTGATCACTGGGACATGATGTCTTCAGACCCATTGGAGTCCGGATCACAAGCTGCACAGCTTGTTATGGATATCCGTAAGAGGAAAGGTCTGAAGGAGCAAATGACTCCCCTCTCTGAGTACGAGGACAAGCTTTAA
- the LOC112769026 gene encoding elongation factor 2 isoform X2, whose protein sequence is MVKFTAEELRRIMDYKHNIRNMSVIAHVDHGKSTLTDSLVAAAGIIAQEVAGDVRMTDTRADEAERGITIKSTGISLYYEMSDEALKNYKGERQGNEYLINLIDSPGHVDFSSEVTAALRITDGALVVVDCIEGVCVQTETVLRQALGERIRPVLTVNKMDRCFLELQVDGEEAYQTFSRVIENANVIMATYEDPLLGDCQVYPEKGTVAFSAGLHGWAFTLTNFAKMYASKFGVDESKMMERLWGENFFDPATKKWTSKNTGTATCKRGFVQFCYEPIKQIINTCMNDQKDKLWPMLQKLGVTMKSDEKDLMGKALMKRVMQTWLPASTALLEMMIFHLPSPAKAQKYRVENLYEGPLDDQYAAAIRACDPEGPLMLYVSKMIPASDKGRFFAFGRVFSGRVSTGLKVRIMGPNYVPGEKKDLYVKSVQRTVIWMGKRQETVEDVPCGNTVAMVGLDQFITKNATLTNEKEVDAHHIRAMKFSVSPVVRVAVQCKVASDLPKLVEGLKRLAKSDPMVLCTIEESGEHIVAGAGELHLEICLKDLQEDFMGGAEIIKSDPVVSFRETVLERSCRTVMSKSPNKHNRLYMEARPMEDGLAEAIDDGKIGPRDDPKVRSKILSEEYGWDKDLAKKIWCFGPETTGPNMVVDMCKGVQYLNEIKDSVVAGFQWASKEGALAEENMRAICFEVCDVVLHADAIHRGGGQIIPTARRVFYASQLTAKPRLLEPVYLVEIQAPEQALGGIYSVLNQKRGHVFEEMQRPGTPLYNIKAYLPVIESFGFSSTLRAATSGQAFPQCVFDHWDMMSSDPLESGSQAAQLVMDIRKRKGLKEQMTPLSEYEDKL, encoded by the exons TCCGTCGTATTATGGACTACAAACACAACATTCGTAATATGTCTGTGATTGCTCATGTCGATCACG GAAAATCAACCCTCACCGATTCTCTGGTGGCTGCTGCTGGAATTATTGCACAAGAAGTGGCAGGGGATGTCCGCATGACTGATACCCGGGCAGATGAAGCTGAGCGTGGTATTACAATCAAGTCTACTGGTATTTCTCTCTACTATGAAATGAGTGATGAGGCTCTCAAGAATTACAAGGGAGAGCGCCAAGGAAATGAGTATCTCATCAATCTCATTGATTCTCCCGGGCACGTTGATTTCTCATCTGAGGTTACTGCTGCACTCCGTATTACTGATGGAGCGCTAGTGGTGGTAGATTGTATTGAAGGTGTCTGTGTGCAAACCGAAACTGTGCTGCGACAGGCCCTTGGAGAAAGGATTAGGCCTGTTCTGACTGTCAACAAGATGGACAGATGCTTCCTAGAGCTCCAGGTGGATGGAGAGGAGGCATACCAGACATTCTCAAGGGTTATTGAGAATGCCAATGTGATCATGGCTACATATGAAGATCCATTGCTTGGTGATTGCCAGGTGTACCCAGAGAAAGGAACAGTTGCTTTCTCTGCTGGTTTGCATGGCTGGGCCTTTACCTTGACGAACTTTGCAAAAATGTATGCCTCAAAATTTGGTGTTGATGAATCAAAGATGATGGAAAGGCTCTGGGGTGAAAACTTCTTTGATCCTGCTACAAAGAAATGGACCAGCAAGAACACAGGTACTGCCACATGCAAGCGTGGGTTTGTACAGTTCTGTTATGAGCCCATCAAGCAGATTATCAACACTTGTATGAATGATCAGAAGGATAAGCTCTGGCCTATGTTGCAGAAGTTAGGAGTCACCATGAAATCTGATGAAAAGGACTTGATGGGTAAAGCATTGATGAAACGTGTCATGCAAACGTGGCTTCCAGCAAGTACTGCACTCTTGGAAATGATGATATTTCACCTTCCATCTCCAGCTAAGGCCCAAAAGTATCGTGTTGAGAACTTGTATGAGGGTCCCCTGGATGATCAATATGCTGCTGCTATTAGAGCCTGTGATCCTGAGGGTCCACTTATGCTCTATGTCTCTAAGATGATTCCTGCTTCTGACAAGGGTCGGTTCTTTGCTTTTGGTCGTGTTTTCTCTGGGAGAGTGTCAACTGGTCTGAAGGTCAGAATTATGGGACCAAATTATGTTCCTGGTGAGAAGAAAGACCTGTATGTTAAAAGTGTGCAAAGGACTGTCATTTGGATGGGAAAGAGGCAAGAAACAGTGGAGGATGTTCCTTGTGGTAACACAGTTGCCATGGTTGGGTTGGATCAATTTATCACCAAGAATGCCACATTGACAAATGAGAAGGAAGTTGATGCCCACCACATTCGAGCCATGAAGTTTTCTGTCTCACCTGTTGTGCGTGTTGCTGTTCAGTGTAAGGTTGCATCTGATCTTCCTAAGCTTGTTGAAGGTCTCAAGAGGTTGGCCAAATCTGATCCTATGGTTCTCTGTACTATTGAGGAATCTGGAGAGCACATTGTTGCTGGTGCAGGGGAGCTTCATTTGGAAATTTGCTTGAAGGACTTGCAAGAAGATTTCATGGGAGGAGCTGAGATTATCAAATCTGACCCTGTTGTGTCTTTCCGTGAGACTGTTCTCGAGAGGTCATGCCGCACTGTGATGAGCAAGTCACCCAACAAGCACAACCGTCTCTACATGGAAGCTAGGCCAATGGAGGATGGTCTTGCAGAGGCCATTGATGATGGCAAGATTGGACCAAGGGATGACCCCAAAGTCCGCTCCAAGATCTTGTCTGAAGAGTATGGTTGGGACAAGGATCTTGCCAAGAAAATCTGGTGTTTTGGCCCTGAGACCACTGGACCCAACATGGTTGTTGATATGTGCAAGGGAGTCCAATACTTGAATGAAATCAAGGACTCTGTGGTTGCCGGTTTCCAATGGGCATCAAAGGAAGGTGCTCTTGCTGAAGAAAACATGAGAGCCATCTGCTTTGAAGTCTGTGATGTTGTCCTTCATGCTGATGCTATCCACAGAGGTGGTGGTCAGATTATCCCTACTGCCAGGAGAGTCTTCTATGCTTCCCAGTTGACAGCAAAGCCCAGACTTCTCGAGCCTGTCTACTTGGTCGAAATCCAAGCTCCTGAGCAGGCTCTTGGTGGTATTTACAGTGTCCTGAACCAGAAGCGTGGACATGTGTTTGAGGAAATGCAGAGGCCGGGAACTCCCCTCTACAACATCAAGGCCTACCTCCCTGTCATCGAGTCCTTTGGATTCTCCAGCACCTTGAGAGCTGCAACTTCCGGTCAAGCTTTCCCACAATGCGTCTTTGATCACTGGGACATGATGTCTTCAGACCCATTGGAGTCCGGATCACAAGCTGCACAGCTTGTTATGGATATCCGTAAGAGGAAAGGTCTGAAGGAGCAAATGACTCCCCTCTCTGAGTACGAGGACAAGCTTTAA